The sequence CCGTTCTGTGAGGTCACGTACGGCGGCAACTCTCAGGCGGCGGCCCCTGAGGTGGAGTTCCCTGGCATTAATCTCGATGGGGAAACAGATCCCGTCTTTCCTGACGCCCATGCTCTCGTACACGCCTTCGCTCTTGGTCCTGACCTTCTCCTCAATGTCGGCTCTGTATTCAGGAGCGATAAAGTTGGTCGTAGGCTTGCCCAGAGCTTCCTCAAGCTCATAGCCGAACATCCGACTTAAGGCGCTGTTCGCATTGATGATGACCCCCTGCTCCATGAATACGATTGCCTCCAGGGATGCTTCCGACAGGTCGCGGAACCGTTCTTCACTCTGGCTGAGGCGTCTCTCTAACTCTTCGCGGTCAGTGACGTCATAGGTAATGACCATTGCGGCTATGACCGACCCCCCAACGGAGCGATACGGTGAATAGACAACCTCACAGTAACGCCGACCCAAGGCTTTGAAACTCACCCACCCTTCGTCGCGCACCTCCGCACCTTTAAAACACCGGTCAAGGTTACCTTTAATTACGTCGTTGAACTTCTCACCCCAAACCTCCTGCACTGTCCTGCCAACGATCTCTCCCTGTGTCTTCCCGTGAGCCTTCGCGTAACAGCTGTTTGCCCAGTGATAGGTATAATGGGGGGCGATCAGGGTTACTGGAATGTTGAGTGCTTCGAGCACTGCAACATGTTCACCGTCTTGCCCACGTTTTGGGATGGTTCCCCGTGCTCGTGCTCGAAGCAAAGTTGATCGGCTGCCGGATGTTCTTCCCATGCGTTCCTCCTGCGGAACAATCTGAACTACAAATGGCGTAACCGCACGATACCCGGAGCACTATAGGAATCGAGGAATCCATGATGATTGCGCTCTCGGAAACTAGACTCGTGCACCAGTCGCCGCATCGAACTCCCTTCTTTCATCTGTAAGCGACGTTCCGCGCATCCATGCTTAATTTACCGTGGGCAATCGACTTCATACGACCAGTATGGACCCTTCTTCAGCCAGGCGAATATTTTCTTTTCCCATCTTGCCCATCTCATGTCGGATCTCATCTTCAAACTCGGACTTTACGTGGGCAACGTAGAAGGTGACATGGTGAAGACCGTGGGTGTCTATCCGTTCAAGAAGAACGGATGGCGTCATGTGTCCGGATCTCTGCGCGAGCCTCGAAAGGCGATCAGGAAAGGCCACGTGGGCTATCACGAATGCCAAATGCTCTTCGAGTTGCGCCACCTTCCAGAATTGTTCCGTTACGCCTGTGTCGGAGGTCATCATGATCGCGTTCTCGCCTTCCTTCACGAGGAATCCGGTAGTGGGTGTCTTGTGGTTCACAGCAATGGCTTTCACGTTTAACCCATGAGCAGTTATCCACCCAAGCGGGTCCAGCGCCTCAAGGCGCACGAAAGACTCCTCCTTGCCTTGCGACAAAGTGAAGTTGGGCCAGAGAATATCGTTGAAGACGTGAAGAGAGAGCGCCTTGATCACTTGTTCATCGGCTAAGACCGTGAGTGACCAACCTTTGTTCAGGGATACCTGCTCCGAGAGAAAGCAAAGACCCTTCACATGATCGAGATGGCTATGGCTGAGGAAGACATGAGAGATCTGCTTTAACTCCCCCGTAGAGAGAGCGTCCGTCACGGCCCCCGCATCGAAAAGGACTCTGTCGTTTACAAGATAAGCAGTAGTTCTACGGTTACCGGTCACATCCCCGCTGCACCCGAGAATTTGGAGTTTCAAGTCTCCTCCAGGGCCGCATAATTGAACGGAAGAACTGCTAATCTAATAAGGTCAGTACTTATTGGAACCTACCTACAAGGATACTCGCAATGGGTCAAGGCGTCAACAGAAACGGTCAGATAATAGCAGCCTTGCATGCGAGCGGGTCAGAGTGGCATCGACTGTTAGGAACTTACAATATCAATTACATAGCTTGGCCGAAGCTTTCGCCTTTGCACAAAGGAGGCCTGTACGAACGACTCGAGCGGCCCTCAGTGCTGGGGTCGGTGAAGGTCGATTATGGAATATCCTTGACGGGGGATTTGTTGGGGGCTAACATTGAATTATAGTTCCCTTTGTCACCTCACACGCAAGACACTTTTGCCCTCTGGGGTACGCAGTGATAAGACTCGAGTACAAAATGTGTCTATACAAGACCTTCAAAGCTGGAGTTCGGTTACCGGAACACCAGGGGGTACATCTGAAATGAAATGTGTGAAATGCGGGTACGAAAATCCAGCGGAAATGAATTTCTGCGGTAAATGCGGCAGCACCCTAACGCACACCGCCAGCGTGGCAGACAAAGCGGATTCTCTCAGACAAGAAATAGCCAACACCCACAGAAATAGTCGAAAACTCGGTACGAATAATGTCACAGTTCAAAAGGATAGAATTGAACCCGAACGCAGACGCGTAACGGTGATGTTCTGTGACATGAAAGATTACACGCAACTGACTCATGAACTCGGCGCCGCAGAGACGTTTGCGATCAGGGGGAAAATTCTTGACATCATGATCCAAGATATTCAGCAGTATGGCGGCACCGTGCATGAAGTGCTGGGAGATGGAATATTGGCTCTCTTTGGTGCTCCTGAGGCGCTGGAAGACGGTCCCCCGCGTGCAATCAGGGCTTCTATTGCGATTCATAAGAATGTGGCTGAGTTCAATAATACGTTGAGTCAAACGCCCCCGATCCTTTTACGTATTGGAATAACCACGGGAACCGTTGTTGCCGGAACGGTGGGCATTGACCTCGGATTTCAGTTCACCCTCGTAGGTGATACGATCAATATGGCTGCCAGGGTGGAAGCACTCGCAGTACCCGGAACAACGTATGTGACCGAAGAGACTTACCAACCGACGAAGGAACTCTTTCATTTCCAACCTTTGGGCAAAAAATTCGTCAAAGGCAAGGAAGAACCAATTTTCGTCTACCGGGTCATATCAGCCAAAGAGGATGTCTACCGCCCCCGCCTGGGCTCGGAACGCATGATCTATTCAGAAATGATGGGGAGGGACAGCGAACTCAATCGTCTTGAATTACAGGTAATTACTGCAATTAATGGGCAAGGGTCGGTAGTTAACATTATCGGCGACGCCGGAATAGGTAAGTCGCGAATGGTGGCTGAACTGAGAAAACGAGACGTGATAAACAGAGTAATCCTATTGGAAGGACGGGCGATTTCGTTTGGGAAAAACCTTAGATTCCACCCGATTATCGACCTTGCGAAGCAATGGGTGGGCATCAGGAGTGATGATGGAGAGGTAGCGTCTTTCCTAAAGCTTCAGGCTGCTGTAAGGATGTTGTTCCCCGACGATTATGGTGAGGTACTTCCTT comes from Syntrophorhabdaceae bacterium and encodes:
- a CDS encoding PAS domain S-box protein; protein product: MGRTSGSRSTLLRARARGTIPKRGQDGEHVAVLEALNIPVTLIAPHYTYHWANSCYAKAHGKTQGEIVGRTVQEVWGEKFNDVIKGNLDRCFKGAEVRDEGWVSFKALGRRYCEVVYSPYRSVGGSVIAAMVITYDVTDREELERRLSQSEERFRDLSEASLEAIVFMEQGVIINANSALSRMFGYELEEALGKPTTNFIAPEYRADIEEKVRTKSEGVYESMGVRKDGICFPIEINARELHLRGRRLRVAAVRDLTERKRIEAELKAHRDHLEKLVEERTRELARSEEKFRSIVEHATEG
- a CDS encoding 3',5'-cyclic-nucleotide phosphodiesterase yields the protein MKLQILGCSGDVTGNRRTTAYLVNDRVLFDAGAVTDALSTGELKQISHVFLSHSHLDHVKGLCFLSEQVSLNKGWSLTVLADEQVIKALSLHVFNDILWPNFTLSQGKEESFVRLEALDPLGWITAHGLNVKAIAVNHKTPTTGFLVKEGENAIMMTSDTGVTEQFWKVAQLEEHLAFVIAHVAFPDRLSRLAQRSGHMTPSVLLERIDTHGLHHVTFYVAHVKSEFEDEIRHEMGKMGKENIRLAEEGSILVV